From Aliarcobacter butzleri, the proteins below share one genomic window:
- a CDS encoding biotin/lipoyl-containing protein — protein MSKKYIDIMDTTFRDGFQSVFGGRVLMNDFFPAVEAAKEAGITHFEFGGGARFQSLFFYLQENAFDMMDKFRSIVGPEANLQTLARGINTVMLDTGSRELIDLHAKLFAKHGTTTIRNFDALNDVQNLEYSAQCIKNHGLKHEVVVTLMDLPPNCTGAHDVPFYEKTLRSILDSGLPFDSVCFKDASGTSSPQKVFDTIKMARNLLGDSTHIRLHTHETAGVSIACYLAALEAGADGIDLAASPVSGGTSQPDILTMLHAVKGKNFDLGGLEIDKILKYEETLAHCLKDYFLPPEATQVSPLIPFSPMPGGALTANTQMMRDNGTLDKFPAVIKAMQEVVVRGGFGTSVTPVSQFYWQQAYANVMFGPWKQIAPGYGRMVLGYFGKTPVEADPEIIKLASEKLKLEPTKENPLDIADRDEKKKISVWKQRLEIENIPVTEENIFIAAACDEKGIAFLKGESPLNVRKKENEINNSNNKTKGDNKMANGNYTVVVDGQRFNVTVAEGIVDNIQVAQPVVQQVVQQPVQAQVAQTPAKPVYNGTEVPAAVNGNVWKILVKEGDRVEKDQQIMILEAMKMEIDITAPVSGTISKILVEPSSSVDEGQTLAVIA, from the coding sequence ATGTCTAAGAAGTATATAGATATTATGGATACAACCTTTAGAGATGGATTCCAATCTGTCTTTGGAGGAAGAGTTTTAATGAATGACTTTTTTCCAGCAGTAGAAGCTGCAAAAGAGGCTGGGATAACTCACTTTGAATTTGGAGGAGGAGCAAGATTCCAATCGTTGTTCTTCTACTTACAAGAAAATGCTTTTGATATGATGGATAAATTTAGATCTATCGTAGGACCAGAAGCAAACTTACAAACTCTAGCTCGTGGTATAAATACAGTAATGTTAGATACTGGTTCAAGAGAATTAATAGACCTTCACGCAAAACTTTTTGCAAAACATGGAACAACAACAATTAGAAACTTTGATGCTTTAAATGATGTTCAAAACCTTGAATACTCTGCACAATGTATAAAAAATCATGGATTAAAACATGAAGTAGTTGTAACACTTATGGATTTACCTCCAAACTGTACAGGTGCACATGATGTACCTTTTTATGAAAAAACTTTAAGAAGTATTCTAGATAGCGGATTGCCTTTTGATTCTGTTTGTTTTAAAGATGCAAGTGGAACATCAAGCCCACAAAAAGTATTTGATACTATTAAAATGGCAAGAAACCTTTTAGGTGATTCTACTCATATAAGACTTCATACTCATGAAACAGCAGGAGTTAGTATAGCTTGTTATTTAGCAGCTCTTGAAGCAGGTGCTGATGGTATAGACTTAGCTGCATCTCCAGTTAGTGGAGGAACATCTCAACCAGATATCCTAACTATGCTTCATGCTGTAAAAGGTAAAAACTTTGATTTAGGTGGTTTAGAAATTGATAAAATTCTAAAATATGAAGAGACTTTGGCTCATTGCTTAAAAGATTACTTCCTTCCACCAGAAGCAACTCAAGTTTCACCACTTATTCCTTTTTCTCCAATGCCAGGAGGTGCATTAACTGCAAATACTCAAATGATGAGAGATAATGGAACTTTAGATAAATTTCCAGCAGTTATTAAAGCTATGCAAGAAGTAGTTGTTAGAGGAGGATTTGGTACATCTGTAACTCCTGTTTCTCAATTTTATTGGCAACAAGCATACGCTAATGTTATGTTTGGACCATGGAAACAAATAGCTCCAGGATATGGAAGAATGGTTTTAGGATACTTTGGAAAAACACCAGTTGAAGCAGATCCTGAAATAATAAAATTAGCAAGTGAGAAATTAAAACTAGAACCAACTAAAGAGAATCCTTTAGATATTGCTGATCGTGATGAGAAAAAGAAAATATCTGTTTGGAAACAAAGATTAGAAATAGAAAATATTCCTGTAACAGAAGAGAATATTTTTATTGCAGCTGCTTGTGATGAGAAAGGTATTGCATTTTTAAAAGGAGAGAGTCCTTTAAATGTAAGAAAAAAAGAGAATGAAATAAATAATAGTAATAATAAAACAAAAGGAGATAATAAAATGGCAAATGGGAACTATACAGTAGTAGTAGATGGACAAAGATTTAATGTAACAGTAGCTGAAGGGATTGTAGATAATATACAAGTTGCACAACCTGTTGTACAACAAGTAGTTCAACAACCAGTTCAAGCTCAAGTTGCACAAACTCCTGCAAAACCAGTTTATAATGGAACAGAAGTTCCAGCAGCAGTTAATGGGAATGTATGGAAAATACTTGTTAAAGAGGGAGATAGAGTTGAAAAAGATCAACAAATTATGATTTTAGAAGCTATGAAAATGGAAATTGACATTACTGCTCCTGTTTCTGGTACTATCTCTAAAATCTTAGTTGAACCTTCTTCTTCTGTTGACGAAGGTCAAACTTTAGCTGTTATTGCTTAA
- a CDS encoding OadG family protein, with amino-acid sequence MDALVHTLTSFLIVMGIVSTVLLILGFLLKAKGVTFVEFFPKKQENVSQTPNIIYNTITNPVVSNSGIDPRKVAAIMAAIQHHTKLKG; translated from the coding sequence GTGGATGCCTTAGTACATACATTGACAAGCTTTCTAATAGTAATGGGGATAGTATCAACAGTATTATTAATATTAGGTTTTTTGCTAAAAGCAAAAGGAGTAACATTTGTAGAGTTTTTTCCGAAAAAACAAGAGAATGTTAGTCAAACACCAAATATAATCTATAACACAATAACAAATCCTGTTGTATCAAATTCAGGGATAGACCCAAGAAAAGTAGCAGCAATAATGGCAGCAATACAACATCATACAAAGTTAAAAGGTTAA
- a CDS encoding AraC family transcriptional regulator, whose translation MKKETLQKRTKIANDIMYYIYTHIETNIDIEELSMDLGVSKFHMHRIFKEIFGKNIYESIKSIRLQKASNLLLTNKYSTISNIVNLCGYSSQSSFIKIFKERFEMSPKEWKNGGYKEYSNKIIQQSQKAMQSKADFKNIVPTIVKMPFIESYYIRNKGYNVNIEETWQKLETWVLTNNITSYKRIALFHDNPTITPLDECQYIGCIMVDDMENIKSDRLPKFKIAEGVYAKFDLKGKTGDVLPFIQWVYHEWLPKSEYETTTKPSYAIYEKLDFFDEDNEFELSFYVSINF comes from the coding sequence ATGAAAAAAGAAACGTTACAAAAAAGAACAAAAATAGCTAATGATATAATGTATTACATATATACTCATATAGAGACAAATATTGATATTGAAGAGTTAAGTATGGATTTAGGGGTTAGTAAATTCCATATGCACAGAATTTTTAAAGAAATTTTTGGAAAAAATATTTATGAAAGTATAAAGTCAATAAGACTTCAAAAAGCATCAAATTTACTTCTAACAAATAAGTATTCAACTATTTCAAATATTGTAAATCTTTGTGGTTATTCTTCTCAATCTTCTTTTATAAAGATATTTAAAGAAAGATTTGAAATGAGCCCAAAAGAGTGGAAAAATGGTGGATATAAAGAGTATTCAAATAAAATAATTCAACAATCACAAAAAGCTATGCAATCAAAAGCTGACTTTAAAAATATAGTACCAACTATTGTTAAAATGCCATTTATTGAAAGTTATTATATAAGAAACAAAGGTTATAACGTAAACATAGAAGAAACATGGCAAAAACTTGAAACTTGGGTTTTAACAAATAATATAACATCTTATAAAAGAATTGCACTTTTTCATGATAATCCTACAATTACACCATTAGACGAATGCCAATATATAGGCTGTATTATGGTTGATGATATGGAAAATATAAAAAGTGATAGGTTACCAAAATTTAAAATTGCTGAAGGCGTTTATGCAAAGTTTGATTTGAAAGGAAAAACTGGAGATGTTTTACCTTTTATCCAATGGGTTTATCATGAATGGTTACCAAAAAGTGAATATGAAACTACGACAAAACCTTCTTATGCTATTTATGAAAAATTAGATTTTTTTGATGAAGATAATGAGTTTGAATTAAGTTTTTATGTGTCAATAAATTTTTAA